A part of Vigna radiata var. radiata cultivar VC1973A chromosome 11, Vradiata_ver6, whole genome shotgun sequence genomic DNA contains:
- the LOC106776464 gene encoding kinesin-like protein KIN-14R: protein MDPIQSNDIQEYPQTLISEPSDSLMQDANVSVFDSMVCDSTSRLIATGFTKKTEEECFMFVNAGGDAFSEAAGGMTFLGDTYFDGGNVMRTNERIVEGGDYPFIYQSARLGSFCYRFENIPPGEYVVDLHFVEIININGPKGMRVFNVYIQDEKVLSELDIYAIVGANKPLQLVDSSVSVKDDGVILIRFEGISGSPVVSGICIRRATKASVPQVTSDHIECSHCAAHIEIPSSQMKLMQAKSIAKYESKIKELTMQCDLKAKECYEAWMSLTVTNEQLETVQMELDKVTIKSHTTDQTVEKQAESLRNISNMYELDKKKWADAICSLKEKIKLMKSDYLKLSFEAHECVDSIPELNKMVFAVQELVKQCEDLKVKYNEEMTKRKKLFNEVQEAKGNIRVFCRCRPLNKAEISAGYNTVVDFDAAKDGCLGILTSGSAKKSFRFDRVYTPKDDQVDVFADASSMVISVLDGYNVCIFAYGQTGTGKTFTMEGTQQNRGVNYRTLEHLFKVSKERSETFSYDISVSVLEVYNEQIRDLLATGQTSKRLEIKQASEGFHHVPGVVEAKIDSINEVWSVLQTGNNARAVGSNNVNEHSSRSHCMLCITVKAKNLLNGDCTKSKLWLVDLAGSERLAKTDAQGERLKEAQNINRSLSALGDVISALAAKSSHIPYRNSKLTHLLQDSLGGDSKTLMFVQISPSDQDLGETLSSLNFATRVRGVELGPVKRQIDTSELQKLKAMLEKARSDCRIKDESMRKLEENLQSLESKAKGKDQIYKNLQEKIKELEGQIELKKAMQSESDKQVSQLSDKLRGKEETCSSLQQKVRELEKRMKEQLQSESASFQQKAWDLEKRLKDQMQESDSESAILKDKIKELERKLKEQEKSSMAMLHQQMKELEDRYREREQQWQQTQSYVEAVRATPDIGKSFMNEECSSEIEAGILRCSDSVNRQASQGSSLFKGSDSTNNKIRSRTREFRSNDENNFVVSSSSLHDRRVIRKSDPPKIMRSVRPTPRPATANQAPVSHKRTSTSRDQIQGIRERESKKKIWTR from the exons ATGGATCCGATTCAATCAAACGATATTCAGGAATACCCACAAACCCTAATCTCAGAGCCCAGCGATTCTCTAATGCAAGATGCCAATGTGTCTGTGTTCGATTCGATGGTTTGCGACTCCACTTCAAGGCTCATCGCAACTGGATTTACCAAAAAAACAG AAGAGGAATGTTTCATGTTTGTAAATGCTGGAGGGGATGCTTTTAGTGAAGCAGCTGGTGGAATGACGTTCCTGGGCGACACCTATTTTGATGGTGGCAACGTTATGCGGACCAACGAGCGAATAGTGGAGGGTGGAGACTACCCGTTTATCTATCAATCAGCTCGGTTGGGAAGCTTTTGTTATAGGTTTGAAAATATTCCTCCTGGGGAATATGTTGTTGATCTTCATTTTGTGGAGATCATTAACATAAATGGGCCAAAAGGAATGAGGGTGTTCAATGTATACATCCAAGATGAAAAG GTTCTGTCTGAATTGGACATCTATGCAATTGTTGGAGCCAATAAGCCTCTACAGTTGGTTGATTCAAGTGTATCTGTTAAGGATGATGGGGTGATTCTAATAAGATTTGAAGGTATATCTGGAAGCCCAGTCGTAAGTGGAATTTGCATTAGGAGAGCAACGAAGGCCTCAG TTCCGCAAGTGACAAGTGATCACATTGAATGTAGCCACTGTGCTGCCCATATTGAAATTCCTTCATCACAG ATGAAACTTATGCAGGCAAAGTCTATCGCAAAGTATGAGAGTAAGATAAAGGAGCTCACAATGCAATGTGATCTTAAGGCAAAAGAATGCTATGAGGCATGGATGTCGTTAACTGTGACAAATGAGCAATTGGAGACAGTCCAGATGGAACTTGACAAAGTGACAATTAAGTCACATACTACTG ATCAAACTGTGGAGAAACAAGCTGAAAGCCTGAGGAATATTTCTAATATGTATGAGCTTGATAAGAAGAAATGGGCAGATGCAATTTgcagtttaaaagaaaagataaag TTGATGAAAAGTGATTATTTAAAACTTTCCTTTGAAGCGCATGAATGTGTTGATTCGATTCCTGAATTAAATAAGATGGTTTTTGCAGTTCAGGAATTGG TCAAACAGTGTGAAGATCTAAAAGTGAAGTACAACGAAGAGAtgacaaagagaaagaaactcTTCAACGAAGTTCAAGAGGCTAAAG GGAACATACGGGTTTTCTGCCGATGCCGTCCATTGAATAAGGCTGAAATCTCAGCTGGATACAATACGGTTGTGGATTTTGATGCAGCAAAGGATGGATGCCTTGGAATTTTAACAAGTGGCTCCGCCAAAAAATCATTCAGATTTGACAGAGTTTATACACCAAAAGATGATCAAG TTGATGTTTTTGCTGATGCATCATCAATGGTAATCTCTGTACTAGATGGCTACAATGTTTGCATCTTTGCTTATGGGCAAACCGGAACAGGGAAAACCTTCACCATGGAAGGAACACAGCAGAACAGAGGAGTAAATTACAGGACTCTTGAGCACTTGTTTAAAGTTAGTAAGGAAAGGAGTGAAACTTTTTCATATGACATTTCTGTTAGTGTTCTTGAGGTTTACAACGAACAAATCAGAGACTTATTGGCTACTGGACAAACATCAAAAAG ATTGGAGATAAAACAAGCTTCTGAAGGATTTCATCATGTTCCTGGTGTAGTAGAAGCCAAAATTGATAGCATAAATGAAGTGTGGAGTGTATTGCAGACCGGAAATAATGCTAGAGCGGTTGGAAGTAACAACGTTAATGAGCATAGCAGTCGATCTCATTG CATGCTATGTATAACAGTAAAGGCTAAAAACTTGTTGAATGGAGACTGTACCAAGAGCAAGCTTTGGCTCGTGGATTTGGCAGGTAGTGAGAGACTTGCAAAGACTGATGCTCAAGGGGAACGACTAAAGGAAGCACAAAATATTAATCGATCTCTTTCTGCTCTTGGAGATGTAATATCTGCTTTGGCAGCTAAAAGTAGTCACATTCCATATAG GAACTCTAAACTAACACACTTACTTCAAGACTCACTAG GAGGTGACTCCAAAACTCTGATGTTTGTACAAATAAGTCCATCAGACCAGGACCTAGGTGAGACCCTGAGCTCGCTTAATTTTGCAACTAGAGTGAGGGGTGTTGAGTTAGGCCCTGTTAAGAGGCAAATTGATACAAGTGAACTTCAAAAGTTGAAAGCAATG CTCGAAAAGGCACGGAGTGATTGCAGAATTAAAGATGAATCTATGCGAAAACTTGAAGAAAATTTGCAAAGCTTGGAGAGTAAGGCCAAAGGCAAGGACCAGatttacaaaaatttacaagaaaagattaaagaacTTGAAGGACAGATTGAGTTGAAGAAAGCCATGCAAAGTGAATCAGACAAACAAGTCTCTCAATTATCTGACAAATTGAGAGGGAAAGAAGAAACCTGCAGTTCTCTCCAACAAAAG GTGAGAGAGCTAGAGAAAAGGATGAAAGAACAACTGCAGTCAGAGTCAGCAAGTTTTCAACAGAAG GCTTGGGATCTAGAGAAAAGGCTGAAAGATCAGATGCAAGAGTCTGACTCTGAATCTGCCATTTTGAAAGATAAG ATAAAGGAGCTTGAGAGGAAACTGAAAGAGCAGGAGAAGAGCTCAATGGCCATGCTTCATCAACAG ATGAAGGAACTAGAGGACAGATACAGAGAGCGAGAGCAACAGTGGCAACAAACACAAAGTTATGTGGAAGCAGTAAGGGCCACACCAGATATAGGTAAAAGCTTCATGAATGAAGAATGTTCAAGCGAGATTGAGGCTGGCATTTTAAGGTGTTCAGACTCAGTAAACCGCCAGGCAAGCCAAGGTTCTTCTTTGTTCAAAGGGAGTGATTCTACTAATAATAAGATAAGAAGCAGAACAAGAGAGTTCAGAAGCAATGATGAAAACAACTTTGTCGTGTCTTCATCATCATTGCACGATAGAAGAGTCATAAGGAAATCTGATCCACCCAAAATAATGAGGAGTGTGAGGCCAACACCAAGACCAGCCACTGCTAATCAAGCTCCAGTTTCTCACAAGAGAACTAGCACAAGCAGAGATCAGATTCAAGgaataagagagagagaaagtaagAAGAAAATTTGGACAAGATAG